A region of the Corynebacterium falsenii genome:
GCGGTGTAGGTCAGGGCCGTCACGGCCGCGCCGCCATCGTGATCGCGGACGATGCCCTCGAAGGTCACGAGCGCCCCCATGGCTTCGGTGGCGGTGGTGCGCTTGGCGTCTGCGAGCAGGGGTTCCAGGGGAGCGTCGGTGACTTCGGCGTGCACGACCACGCCGGTCTGCTTGGCCACGTACGCGGGGTCGGTCACGTGTGCGGGATCAGTCATGGTTCGTGTTCCCTTCCAGCATCGCCACAATGTGCTCGATAAGCGGCTCCAGCACCGCCAGGCCGTCCTTCACGCCCCCGGTGGATCCCGGCAGGGTCATCACGAAGGTCCGCCCCACGGTGCCAGCCACCCCGCCGGAGAGCACGGCGGTCGGCACGCTCTGCGCCCCGCGGCGGAAGAACTCCATCATCACGCCCGGCAGTTCCTTGTCCAGGTAGGGGCGCACGGTTTCCACGGTGCGGTCATCCGCGGCCAGGCCGGTGCCGCCGGTGGTGAGCAGAATGCGCGGCAGCCGCGCAGGATCGGCGAGGCGTTGCCCCAGGTAGCCGGGCATATCCTTATCGGCCACGATGATCGCCTCGGGCACCTCGAAACCGCGGTCGCGTAGCCACGCTACGGCTAGCGCCCCGGAGCGATCCTCGTACTCCCCGCTCGCCGCGCGGGTGGAGGCAACGATCACCTCGGCTGTGCGTTGACGATCCGGCGCACTAGACACTCCAATCCCCCGACTTCCCGCCAGACTTTGCGAGCACGCGCACATACGTGATCTCCGCGTGCTTATCCACGGCCTTGATCATGTCGTAAATCGTCAGCGCCGCCGTGGTCACCGCCGTCAGCGCCTCCATCTCCACACCCGTGACTCCCCTGGTCTTCACTGACCCTTTGATCGCCACGGAATCCTCGCCGCGCTCAAAGTCGATGGTGATCTTGCCCAGCGGCAGCGGGTGGCACAGCGGGATGATCTCCGGTGTCTTCTTCGCCCCCATGATCCCGGCCACGCGCGCGACGGGCAGGGCATCGCCCTTCGGCAGGTCGGCGTCGAAGATCATTCCGATGACCTCCGGTGTCGTGCGCACCGTGGCGGTGGCCACGGCGGTGCGGGAGGTCTCCTTCTTCTCCGTGACGTCCACCATGTGGGCGGAGCCGTCGGCGCGCACGTGGGTCAGTTCGGTGGGCGAGGTGGGCGCGGTGGGCGAGGCGGATTCGGGCATGGTTGCTCCTGTTGGACGGCAGGTTTTTCACCCCTACCGTACACGCGCGCGGTGGGTCGCTAGGCTGGTGCTCATGGTTACTATCCGGTACTTCGCCGCCGCCCGCGCTGCCCGTGGCTCGGCCTCTGAGCAGGTGGAATGGCAGGGTCCCCTGGCGGATCTGCTCGAGCGTCTCGGAGCCGAGCACACCCAGCGCACGGCCGGCGGTCTCACGCTGGCGGGGATCTTCCCGCGCTGTTCCTTCCTGCTTAATGGCACCCGGGTGGATGCTGATGCGCAGGTTCAGCCCGGCGATCAGCTGGACGTTCTGCCCCCGTTTGCCGGAGGTTAGGCCCGTGCTGCATGCCATCATCGTGGCCGGTGGCCGCTCCAGCCGCATGCGCACATCGGCGCCCGTGGGCACCCCGGCGAAGCCGTTGTTGGAATTTTTATCCGACGCCACACCCCTGCGCCTCATCGACCACTGCATCGGTAGCGCCCGGGATGTTCTTCCCGAAGGAGGCCGGTGCGTGGTGGTCGGTCCACCGATGGATTTTCCTGGCAACGTTGAGCGGGTGCGGGAGGAACCGGTGTGGTCCGGCCCGGCGAGCGCCATCGCCGCCGGGGTGCGCCAGCTCGAGGGGGACGGGGCCCGCGAGCGCGACGCGCGGGTGCTCATCCTCGCCGCCGATGTGGTGAACCCTGCCGCGGCGATCGCCGCCCTGCTGGAAGCGGCTTCTGAGAACCCCGGAGCACAGGCGTGGGTCGCCGAGGCTGATGGCCACCCGCAGCCGCTGCTCAGCCTGGTCGATGCCCAGGCCACAGCCGCGGCCTTCGCAGGCGTGCGAGGTGGCTCGATCCGCGCAGTCTTCGACACGCTGGATGTGTGCCCGGTTCCGCTCAGCGCCGAGGTGTCGCGCGATGTGGATACGTGGGAGCAGGCGCAGGCCGCTGGAATCGGCATGCGCCCCGGCCCGGCTGAGTGGACGAGCGCCCGCGATCGCGTCGCCGCCGTCGCGGAGCGACTCTACCTGGACAGGACGGCCCGGGCGATACCTATGGCTCCTGGTGTGGGGCGGGTTGTGGCGTCGGATATAGAGTCCCCGATGAACGTGCCGCACTACACATCGTCGGCGATGGATGGCTACGCGGTGGCCGGTCCGGGGCCGTGGGAGCTGCTGGCCGAGCCGTCCGAGGGCGTGCAGGGGCGCAACATCCACCGGACCGGCGGGACGCTGCGCGAGGGCCAGGCGCTGCCGGTGCTCACCGGATCACTGCTGCCGGAAGGCGCGGATACGGTGGTGCGCAGCGAACATTCCGAGGTCCGCGATGGCGAGTTGCGGCTTCTCGATGGCATCACGGTGCGCACCGGGGCTGATATCCGGCACGCAGGCGAGGAACTGCACGCCGGAGAGGTCCTGGTGACGCAGGGGACGCTGCTGCAACCGCGGCATCTCGCACTACTGGGCGCATGCGGCGTGGATTCGGTGCCGGCGCTGCCTGCGCTGACGGTCGATCTGGCTTTCTCCGGCAACGAAGTGACTACCTCTGGGATTCCGGGGCCGGGTGAAGTGCGCGATGCGTTTTCGGGATCGTTCCCGGCGCTCGTGGAGCAGCTGGGCGGGACGGTGCGCAGTGTCACTCGGCTGCGCGACGATCCGGAGCAGGTTGAGGGATGGCTAGAGTCTGCGGAGGCAGACATCGTGGTGATTACCGGCGGGTCGGGACACAGCGGCCAAGACTTCGCGCGGCGGTTCATTACGGAGACTGCGGATGTGGTGCTGGCGGAATCGGTGCGATGCGCGCCGGGGCATCCCACCCTGCTGGCGGCGCGGGAGCGTGGCTCGCGGATCCAGCTCATCATCGGCGCGCCGGGCAATCCGTTGGCCGCGCACGTGGCGCTGCATTCTTTTCTGGAACCGGCGCTGGCCGTGGCCAACGGTGGCGAATTCCCGGCGACAGTGCCCTACGTTGTCGGCGAGGCGATCCCGGCGATCACAAAGCAGCGCACCCGGTTGATCCCGGCGCGGGTGGTGAAGAATACAGAGCGACAATGTACGGCCATCCCCATGACCCGCACCAATTCACACATGCTTAGCGGCTACGCCCACGCCGACGCGCTACTCGTGGTTCCAGCCACGGGTGCACCAGAGGGCGCAGTGGTTCCGGGGCTGCCGCTGGGCTAGGTGGTGGAGCGGGGCTCCTACCCCAATTCGCAACCCAGAGCACCTACTGGCGGCCGGGTATCCGACGGCCACCGGCACTGCGACAGCGGCACATCAATGGTGACCCGTTCACCATCCCGGCCTGCGTACTGACTCTGTGAAGGGCCATGACTGTAGTCGAGGAGCACTTCATTCGTCTGCCGCGAGCTTTGGCGCTGTCCGTCACCGCTCGTCGCGGTCACGGTTT
Encoded here:
- a CDS encoding molybdopterin-binding protein, giving the protein MLHAIIVAGGRSSRMRTSAPVGTPAKPLLEFLSDATPLRLIDHCIGSARDVLPEGGRCVVVGPPMDFPGNVERVREEPVWSGPASAIAAGVRQLEGDGARERDARVLILAADVVNPAAAIAALLEAASENPGAQAWVAEADGHPQPLLSLVDAQATAAAFAGVRGGSIRAVFDTLDVCPVPLSAEVSRDVDTWEQAQAAGIGMRPGPAEWTSARDRVAAVAERLYLDRTARAIPMAPGVGRVVASDIESPMNVPHYTSSAMDGYAVAGPGPWELLAEPSEGVQGRNIHRTGGTLREGQALPVLTGSLLPEGADTVVRSEHSEVRDGELRLLDGITVRTGADIRHAGEELHAGEVLVTQGTLLQPRHLALLGACGVDSVPALPALTVDLAFSGNEVTTSGIPGPGEVRDAFSGSFPALVEQLGGTVRSVTRLRDDPEQVEGWLESAEADIVVITGGSGHSGQDFARRFITETADVVLAESVRCAPGHPTLLAARERGSRIQLIIGAPGNPLAAHVALHSFLEPALAVANGGEFPATVPYVVGEAIPAITKQRTRLIPARVVKNTERQCTAIPMTRTNSHMLSGYAHADALLVVPATGAPEGAVVPGLPLG
- a CDS encoding MoaD/ThiS family protein, with protein sequence MVTIRYFAAARAARGSASEQVEWQGPLADLLERLGAEHTQRTAGGLTLAGIFPRCSFLLNGTRVDADAQVQPGDQLDVLPPFAGG
- the moaC gene encoding cyclic pyranopterin monophosphate synthase MoaC; amino-acid sequence: MPESASPTAPTSPTELTHVRADGSAHMVDVTEKKETSRTAVATATVRTTPEVIGMIFDADLPKGDALPVARVAGIMGAKKTPEIIPLCHPLPLGKITIDFERGEDSVAIKGSVKTRGVTGVEMEALTAVTTAALTIYDMIKAVDKHAEITYVRVLAKSGGKSGDWSV
- a CDS encoding MogA/MoaB family molybdenum cofactor biosynthesis protein, with amino-acid sequence MSSAPDRQRTAEVIVASTRAASGEYEDRSGALAVAWLRDRGFEVPEAIIVADKDMPGYLGQRLADPARLPRILLTTGGTGLAADDRTVETVRPYLDKELPGVMMEFFRRGAQSVPTAVLSGGVAGTVGRTFVMTLPGSTGGVKDGLAVLEPLIEHIVAMLEGNTNHD